DNA sequence from the Vicia villosa cultivar HV-30 ecotype Madison, WI linkage group LG3, Vvil1.0, whole genome shotgun sequence genome:
ttagtttatggattttttttcataggtacatctacggaataaCTTAGCGCTAGAattttccgtagatgtacctacggaactatctgatatagtttgaatcaGCATGATCATTCCTCCATTGTTggttttcttcttcaacactcactTCCACAATCTAAAAATCCTACAAcatcaatatcatttttcactctaaaactctaactttttggtgcaacatatcaaagggagcaagagaagacATAATTTCAAGTAAACATTCATCTTTATCTGTTGCATTGGTCACATTATGTATCAAatctttgtaaaaaaaatgtaACATTCCTAGGTACATCTACGTAACATGTTGAAGAAGAACACGTTCTGgaggtacatctacgaaacatGTATGTGTTGTTTTTTCAGCAATCTTATGATTTTGTGTTATTGTGtacaaataggtatggtgcaccctgTAACGTCCCGAATAAttcgattaattatttaattaattgttttcgaattaattgatgaattatgaagtgAATGTGAATTAGTGGGCTTTAAGTaattttattggaattaattaATTAGTGATGGAGAAATAATgaagtaattaattaattgggCTTGTTTCGGTGGTTGACAGTAGAAATGTGGGGGTGTAAGTTAAGCCTAATTGAAATTGTGGAGTTAAGCCCAAGAGAAATAATAAGTTGTGAAGGGTTTGGTTAAATTAAGAGAAATTAGGTTAATGAGGGGTTTTTGGAGAAATTAGAGAATTGTTGGAGGTTGCGTAGAGAAAGTTACAGagaaagagaaaagaggcaagaaGCAAGGGTTCCAAGAAGTTACAACCGGTAGAATAGAGCGgtcttcaatccaaggtaagagtgaggttctgactctataatagGGTATATGATGAATAGTATGTGAGATTAGGTATGTAAAAATATTGCTTCTGTTTTGTGTTTCAGTTGTTGTGACTGATGCTGAAAAGTTGTGATTTTTCGATGAATTGTTACTGCAAAAATTGTTTTGTGTTGATTGATATAATTTTTGTGTTGCTGCAATTTTATTGTTGTGTTGGTCTATTATTAATCGATTGGAACATAAACATATGAATTGGGTAGATTCTGAGTGAAACCGTAAAGATAAGGTTAATTGTTATTGGAAGTGGCGAGGGGGCACTGGTATAAGAGACGTTCGCCTCATGtggagaaaagaagaaaaaaaagaacagGGGCGTCCACCCCCTATATGGAAGATGGAAGGGGCGTCCACCCATTGGCAATGGGAAGGCAAGGGAGCGTGTGCTCTCCGGAAAGGAATTAAGGAGGGTTTGGGGTTTTCACCAAAGGTCTTTAAGAGAGTGTATGTGTGCATAGagaatttctccaaatattattGGCTTTCCTTAAATGGTCTGGTTGAGTTAATAACAAATATAATTTGGACtttttaatttgataaattaaatttataattatggttTAAATGAACCGGTTAAAATGCACACCCTACCTATCACAAATCTATATATACTTTCTAAAACTCGAGATAGTTTTCTCtattttgttttgtattgttgAGAATAACAAGTGTGAGTTAGAACATTTGAGAAACAAGTGTGAGAAAATCTCATATTGATTAGAAAAGTGAAGACTTAAGCATTTATAAGTGAaagaacccacacacctatcaccttaaggttttgggtgaatatgtggtgtgtctctcacaaggtGTGTTGCTCATAAAGAAAAATTCCCCAATATAAAAATGCTCCCTCGTGTTGACCCCCAAATTGATGACCCAACAGTGGTATTAGAAGTCTTTTGTTTCCAGTGAAGGATTGACTTCATTGTATCAAAAATGCTCCCCATAGCTGGTGGATAGGAGATGTTCTGTTGAAGAGTGTAAATGGTGGTACAATGTATGTGGATGAAAGAGTTTCTCCTTGAGGTGGAGCATTGTTGATAGACTCACACATGATTGAGAATGTTGAGAATAACAAGTGTGAGTTAGAACACTTGAGAAATAAGTGTGGGGAAGTCTCACATTGATTAGAAAATTGgagacttgagcatttataagtgagaAAATCTACACACCTATCACCTGAAGGTTTTGAgtgaatatgtggtgtgtctctcacaaggtATATTATTCATAAAGAAAAAGATCACAATGTAAAAATGTTCCCTCGTGTTGACTCCCGAATTAATGACCTAACATATATGAGCCTATATTTTGTTATGTTTATTTACTTTCTAGTATTATGTGTTTGATTATCTTTTTGAGAGTTTTCATTGTAAACACTAACAGTTATCTTTTTAATATTGTAATTTTCTCAAAGCATTAATTTGTAGGCAAATTCTTTAAAAAGACAATTCGACTAAGTTGTAGTCAATTCATTATGTTAGGAAAATTTTGGTATAGTAAGTGTGAGGTTAGGAAATGCTTTAGTAAACTTGTAATTAGCTGGATAATAATAAATTTCTCTCAAGTGTGAAGGAGTTGAGTTTAACTCTAGATTTTGGGGTGAACTCGAATAAAACTCACGTGTCTTCTCTCTTTCTTATCTCTTTATTTTCAACATTTTGATTAAAATTCCTTTTATCTTATCTCTTTATTTtcaaattagaaagaaaaaaaaaacttcaacacAATTAAAACCATTTAATCAATGTACTCTGTTTTTCACACCTTGAGTATGGACTTGATCCATTTAATCCCCTTTTATTGCTTACACATGCCAATAAAGTACGGGTAGACTTTCGCTAGAGGACCGCATATAGGATCCAGACTATTCACTAGAGGACGTATGTAGGATCCAGACCAATCACTCATCATCACCCATCAAATCCAACCCAACGGCCTCCAACATCCCACGCCGAATCAATCAGGATCAGTTTTAACCATCCATCTTATGTAAGTTAATTCATGTGCCATGACATATAGTTTTTCATTTACTTTTGTAAATTACATCTATCTGATCTCATTGACTTACACATTAGACTATTAACCTTTACAAGACATAACTTTGCTCTGCCATACGGAAGACTGACACATCGAAAGAATTCATTCATTCTCACATGTCATCAATTTTTCAGTATGCACCAGAATAATTTGTATGTGATCTCCGTCAGAGGAGTACACAAACTTTCTACTACATCATTAGGGTTATTAATTTGATCACATAATGTAATTTTGAtacattttgcattttttttcttcttggtgaaaagttttgtttatatatatatatatatatatatatatatatatatatatatatatatatatatatatatatatatatatatatatatatatatataatcaatgcCTCACCACATATACAATACAAACGTGCAACTATACCTTCCATTCCAAGGCAAAAAGGAATAGTTGCATTAACATCACCATTCCATATTAATAAAAAACTAAATGTTGTGTACCAAAGTTGTCTCTCTAGCCATAAAGCAATGCTTGAAACCTAAAGTTCTAACAAGTTCTCAATAGAGGTTTATGTGCATGTTTGGGTAAGTCATGTTTTGACACTAATTCAAATAAGATCCTTTGCTTCCTCTATAGACTACTTGTAAAACACACTTTATCTTGCTTCTTTGCATGTTCTATTCACCTTTTATAAACATGGAGAATGAATAACTACAGTACTCATCTATCTTCAATCACATAACTATCAAAGAAAGACATtatttcaagtcatttttcaaGTTTCAAGAAATGGAAAATAGGCTAAACCAAAGAAGGTATAACTATTGATatgcattattttttatttattttcttataatgtAAAAGCATTAGAGTTTTTTAGTTTCCTACTAATAACAAATTATTTACTATACTAACAAAATATCACTTTTGTGTTATTCTAGAGTGTCATTTTCTAGTCCACAATCACATAAACAAACAAGAGATGATGATGAGTTTGTAACTGCATTAGCAGCCACTGCATTTTCCATTTATTCATTAGAAGAAGCAGGGATACTTGATttgaagaaaataagagatagtCCAAAATTTTCAAAGAACCAATCTataagaggaaaaggaaaagagGAGAATATACCAAGGCAACCAAGTTATGGTAAATTGACATTTACTTAAATATATCATATATCTTTgctaaaaaaattattgagtaAATTACTCTCATCTCCCCGAGTTTATTAAAATGATAAGGGCGctgttttagttttaaaatatgcACTAACTTTTCATAAATTTAAATATAGCACTAACAATTTTTAACTACAcccaaaaattatataaaaattgtcATCTTTACTTAAGATTTTTTTTAACTGTCAATAAAAATATCCATAGGtatataaatttcaaagaattaatacatattttaaaacTATAAAATGTGTCAATATCATTTTTAGACTAGTGTAATTTCtccaaaattattttactaatgaGAATAATGTGATGTCGGTCCCACCTAGGTGAAACTTCAATGAAAAGGCCATTTAGACAAGAAACAAGGACAAGAGAAGGTGCTTTACCTCTTAGAAGCTCAAGTGGTATATCTCCAATTGGAGGGTATCAAAAGCAAAAAGGGATTATAATACATAACAAAAATGATAAGGCAAAAGCAGAAGCTTGGGAAAAGGCTAAACTACAAAGGATTCAAAAGAGGTAATATAATTAccaatttttaaagttttatcttGTTTGTTATAGTTGTTAAATTGATATATAGTGTGAACAAATATAGATTTAGTGTATTTATTCTTGACAATGGATGAAAATTCAGGTATGAGAAGATGAAGCTCCAAATCCTTTCTTGGGAAGGAGAGAAAAGAATCCAAGCCAAAATCCAAATGGAAAGGAAAAAGGTTAGCATTGAAATTATTGAATTTCTAGTTTTAAATTTTGTGAACACATGATATAATTTTTATGTAATTATAGAATGAAATGGATCATCAAAGAGAAAATGTAATAGAACATTACAAGAGAAAGATAGCAAGGTTAGATATGATTGGGCAAAGAGCAATCAAAGAGTTGGAAgatcaaagaagaaaagaagagttGAAAGTCAAAGAAAAAGCTAACAAAATCAGAAAAACAGGCAAGGTGCCTGTCACATGTTTCTGTTTCAAGTCTTTATAGGATCAAGTCATGGAATTTAGAACAAGAATCAcccaatttaaaaaaattgtaaagttAAACTTAAATAATGTCTTCCTCAAATTGCTCACATAGTATTGCAAAAGTTAATTCATATTTAAAGTCATTTCAAATTGTTATGGTTGTAAGACATGGATGAGTTATTCAATAAATTGGACTTATAATATTGTGAACTAATTCACATCAGTGTAGTGAAAGAATAAAATTTATGCTCTGCCTATTATAGAGTTCTCACCACCTTTAAGTAAGGGTTGAAGAGTTCACTCAATCTTGTTGGATGATGACGACAACAACACTTAAATTTTAGTGAACTCGGTTACATGAATCAAATAACATAAAAATGTTGATTTcatcatataatatatatttactcAATTCATTAATTGATTATGATCCTTACTTAATCAATTATATATCGAAATTCGGCCTACAACTGATTATGGTACTTAGGTACACTACTACAGAACATGTATCTTACTACGGTTGGGAGAAAGATTTTACTACGGATGGTGGTACTTAGTAAGATAGCGTGTGATTGTATGTGTCCTCTTTATAATCAAGGGCTACTAGCCGTGCTAAATACACAGTAGCGCGTATCATACCACTACGATTGTATAAAACAACCGCAGTAAAAGGTTGAGATAAAGGGCTCAATACCCCATCGCCTGCATTTTTTTTGTGCAGAATTTAGCGTAGTGCATTTATTGTGCAAATGATATTTTACTAATGTTTATTTATGAATACCACTCATTATCTTGAATAATTTTCAATAAGAAATAGCAGCCACTAAACTCAAAATGTTAAAATGATAAGAAGAAATCaagtttgttgaaactttgaaagAGGATATGCCAGTCATAAACATGTCAGCAATTGATACCTTATTTATCTCTGTTTTTGTTCTAGGCCAAAACAAATTGAAATTTAGATATTTTTGCCATTGGTTTTTCTCTTTGTAGCTTCTAGATTTTTTCTTAATGATGTGTTCTAGATATATTATTTGATCTATTATTGTATTGCATCTTGAGTAGTTTTTTTTGGCCAAAATTAACTTCAATAGCTTAGTGTTGGGCGCAACAAGGTTCCTGTATTGCATCTGTGATGTGCAGGTTGAAAAAAATATAGGTtgtttctttacccacctccctactttttttgtcacctctggtgaaaaaccaaatataccccttacttcggaaatacattttcgaaatgcatttccgaaatgcaaga
Encoded proteins:
- the LOC131656946 gene encoding remorin-like, with amino-acid sequence MENRLNQRRVSFSSPQSHKQTRDDDEFVTALAATAFSIYSLEEAGILDLKKIRDSPKFSKNQSIRGKGKEENIPRQPSYGETSMKRPFRQETRTREGALPLRSSSGISPIGGYQKQKGIIIHNKNDKAKAEAWEKAKLQRIQKRYEKMKLQILSWEGEKRIQAKIQMERKKNEMDHQRENVIEHYKRKIARLDMIGQRAIKELEDQRRKEELKVKEKANKIRKTGKVPVTCFCFKSL